Genomic DNA from Candidatus Koribacter versatilis Ellin345:
AGACGCCGTCAATGAACTTCCACGCCACCACATCGTCAGTCTTCAGGCAATCCACATACAGTGCCGCGCGCGCAGCCCACGGATGCAACTTCTCCAACGGGAAGTTCTGGAAAATCACGCGTACATTCGCGTTTTCCGTCTGCATCTTTTCGATACTTGGTAATGCTGCTTTGCAAGCCGGACACTCAAGATCGGCAAACTCGACAATCGTCACCGGCGCGTTCTTCGGGCCTTTGCTTGGCCCATCGGCCTTTTGCAGCGCCGCGCGATAGCGCACGAACGGGTCCGCTCCAAAGTCCATCAACTGCCCAATCAGCGCAAACTTGCCGTCCGGCGAGACGAAGAAATTCAACACCTGGTCGCCTTGCGCCGTGTTTAGCAACACCGTCACTTCGGTAAAGCCAGGGGCCTCCGCCGGTTTCGTCGAGACCGATTTCACCGTAACGCCG
This window encodes:
- a CDS encoding DsbA family protein, whose translation is MIKKISLLLATLVFAAAAFAQSNVPEATVRSFIGQMIGYDNGVTVKSVSTKPAEAPGFTEVTVLLNTAQGDQVLNFFVSPDGKFALIGQLMDFGADPFVRYRAALQKADGPSKGPKNAPVTIVEFADLECPACKAALPSIEKMQTENANVRVIFQNFPLEKLHPWAARAALYVDCLKTDDVVAWKFIDGVYEHQQDINEQNADDSLKKYAGEAGADAAKTAGCIADPKTRANVQASEKLGEGLAITSTPTLFINGRKVSSFNSLPAETFKQLVDFAAKNAK